A segment of the Candidatus Protochlamydia naegleriophila genome:
GACTCCTTTTGCCATGATGTATCGCAACATGCACCGTTGGAGCGCTCATCTGATGGTTCTGTTTGTCTTTCTGCATATGTCGCGAGTGTTTTACACGGGATCTTATAAGGGGACGCGCCGCTTTAATTGGGTGATAGGAGTCGTTTTGATGGTATTGACTCTTTTGCTTTCCTTTACTGGCTATTTACTGCCCTGGGATCAGCTCGCTTTTTGGGCGATCACTGTTGGATCAAATATTGCAGGGTATGTGCCAAACATCCCAGGCTTTGAGTACAACGTCAACCGCGTGATGCTTTTAGCTTCCACTAATGTCGGACAAGATGCCTTAATACGCTTCTATGTCTTGCATGTGGCTGTCTTGCCTTTGATAACGGGAACTTTGATTGGCGTGCACTTTTGGCGTATTCGCAAAGACGGAGGCTTGTCTCGTCCCCCTGATAAATTCCGTCCCGATCCTTACCGCGTCGTACAGCGCTCGGATACGAAAGAATCGTTTGCTCCGGGAGTCAAGCGTACCTATGGTCTCATGGAGTTGGTTCGGGGAACGTGTCCAACTGTCGACAAAGGTCCCTACAATTTTGTCTTTACTTGGCCCCATCTTCTTAGAGCTGAGCTACTGGTCTTCCTGTTGACAACAGCGCTCGTCTTGTGCCTGTCGTTTATTAATGCACCTTTAGAAGAGGCGGCCAATCCAAGTAAACCGCCGAACCCTTCCAAAGCCCCTTGGTATTTCTTAGGACTGCAGGAAATGGTTGCCTATAATGCATTTTGGGGAGGAGTTGGGATTCCCACGTTGATGGTGTTAGGCTTAATGTCCATTCCATATCTAGACCGCAACCCACATGGGGAAGGATATTGGTTCCACAGGAGTCGCTATCTGGCGATCTTTTTATATACCTTATTCATGACCTGGCAAGGCATCTTAATCATCATTGGAACTTATTTTAGAGGGGCCAATTGGGGATGGGTCTGGCCATGGACAGAAAATTTCGCACGGCATTAGGACTTTGGCACATCAACGAACTAAGGAACTAGGAACAACAGTATGCGTTCGGACACCCCTCAAATCTTGCTGATTCTTTCAGGCCTCTTGGTAACGGCCCTTTTTGGAGCCTTTCTCTATAGAGAAATTTTTCCAGAATATCGCATTTATCAAGACGACTATTTGGCGTTAGAGGAGTTCCGCTCCACCTATACAAAGCATCCCATTCCGCCTTTTAAGCTTGGAATCAAGCAAATCGTATTAGAAAGAGAAGATAAAGGGCCCGCTACTGTTGATCGTTGCACATCATGCCACGTTGCTCTGCAAGTTCCTTATTTTTCTCCGACAAAAATAGCTAAAGATCTCAATGGCAATTTGGTGCGCGATGAGAATGGCAAACCTGTCTTAATTCCAAATGAAGAATACATTTGGCTTAAACTCGATGAAAAAATTGCGTCGCTTCGCGACGAAAATGTCTTGGAACAGCTAAAAAAAGAAGGGCAAACAGGCGAAATTAAGCGACGTTTAGCCGAGGCTGAAAGGTATGCGGCTCTAAAAGTTGCCCATGTAGGTCATCAAACCTATGATGTGACCAAAGTCTTGGCTATGCATCCTTTGATTGGCAATGAAACGCGCCCCTTTGAATTCCATCCCATTGAAGAATACGGTTGTACGGTGTGCCATAACGGCAATGGAAAGGGATTGGTGACTGATAAGGCGCATGGCCCTGTTTTTGATGGGCAATACGAGGTTGAGTTTCGGGGCGATATTCCGCAATTTACGGAGAAAGATCCAGGCAATGATCCACCTTTTGCACGTGTGTTCAACGACAAGCCAGGACACGATCTTCTCTTTCAAACAGAGCCTCTCTTTGTCGGTTCCTTAATTCAAGCTAAATGCATGCAATGCCACCAAACGAGTGATAAACAATTAGATGGAGCGGCAACCTCTGCGATTGAGCTTACCCAGAAAAGAGAAAAGCGGCTCAACATTGTATTTGACGCTTACGAAAAGGAAAAGCAAACGCTTATGGATTTGCTTAGCCTGCGTGAACAGCTGCAAACAAAGGGTTACGAGCAAACTATTGCAGAATTGAAAGGGAAGCAAAGCAACTATATCTTGCCAGCAGAAGTTCTTGAAAATGCTGCTTCGCAGCTCAATTACCTAACTCAGCTTGCTAAGAGCGAGCCTGTGGAAGGGCGAAGAGAGGAGGCAATCAATAAGCGGCTTGATCAGAGCTTGCTTGCCTTGCTAGGATCGCAAGTGCTCCTACAGGGGGCCGAAGCTGCCTACAAAAAGCAAAACAGTGCTGCCTTGGAAGCTTTTCTAAAACAGCATCAAGCAGATCCGGAGGCCAAAGGAAGCTTGTTTGTCAAGGCTGAGGCCTTAGACTTTAATCAAGATCTTTTACAACACGCAAAAGACACACAGCGCTCTTTTGAAGCCGCAGTCAGTGACCAAAAGAACTTAACGGCTATGAGTTCGGATGTTGATGAATTAACGCGCAATTATCAAAGAGGCAAAGAGCTTTACCTTTCACAGGCTTGTTTTGCTTGCCACCGCATTTCTGGACTCGCGAGAGGTGGTGTGGGGCCTGAAT
Coding sequences within it:
- a CDS encoding cytochrome b N-terminal domain-containing protein translates to MTAFQGKKRETWGEYLANLPSLFVRSIFRHNYPNNDVDRSEIVFKNFFLHFHPVKCHKHSLDPFYTLGLGTITTSLFLLLTFTGVVLMFYYIPAEDRAYEIMKDWQDTTPFAMMYRNMHRWSAHLMVLFVFLHMSRVFYTGSYKGTRRFNWVIGVVLMVLTLLLSFTGYLLPWDQLAFWAITVGSNIAGYVPNIPGFEYNVNRVMLLASTNVGQDALIRFYVLHVAVLPLITGTLIGVHFWRIRKDGGLSRPPDKFRPDPYRVVQRSDTKESFAPGVKRTYGLMELVRGTCPTVDKGPYNFVFTWPHLLRAELLVFLLTTALVLCLSFINAPLEEAANPSKPPNPSKAPWYFLGLQEMVAYNAFWGGVGIPTLMVLGLMSIPYLDRNPHGEGYWFHRSRYLAIFLYTLFMTWQGILIIIGTYFRGANWGWVWPWTENFARH